The following are encoded together in the Sphaerodactylus townsendi isolate TG3544 linkage group LG12, MPM_Stown_v2.3, whole genome shotgun sequence genome:
- the LOC125441884 gene encoding glutamine synthetase: MSVSHSSKLNKVVRDQYMKLPQGDKVLVTYVWIDGSGEGVRCKTRTLNQEPKCVEDVPEWNFDGSSTDQAEGSNSDMFLIPIRMFRDPFCLDPNKLVLCEVLKYNRKHAETNLRHTCQQVMDMVKDTHPWFGMEQEYTLLGINGHPYGWPENGFPGPQGPYYCGVGADKVYGRDIVESHYKACLYAGVKICGTNAEVMPSQWEFQVGPCEGIEMGDHLWMARFILHRVCEDFGVVATLDPKPMTGNWNGAGCHTNYSTEEMRGEGGLKSIEAAIEKLSKRHDYHICVYDPRGGQDNSRRLTGHHETSNIFEFSAGVANRGASIRIPRQVGQDGFGYFEDRRPAANCDPYAVTEAIVRTTLLNETGMETKDYEEQSRLGRGIFKN, from the exons ATGTCCGTGTCGCACAGTTCTAAGCTGAACAAGGTGGTCCGGGACCAGTACATGAAGCTGCCCCAAGGAGACAAGGTGCTGGTCACCTACGTCTGGATCGATGGCAGCGGAGAAGGGGTTCGCTgtaaaaccagaaccttgaaccagGAACCAAAATGCGTTGAAG ATGTGCCTGAATGGAATTTTGATGGATCCAGCACAGACCAAGCGGAAGGCTCCAACAGCGATATGTTCCTGATACCCATCAGAATGTTCCGAGACCCCTTTTGCCTTGACCCCAACAAGCTTGTCTTGTGCGAAGTCCTGAAATACAACCGGAAACATGCAG AGACCAATTTGAGGCACACCTGTCAGCAGGTCATGGACATGGTGAAGGACACACACCCTTGGTTTGGAATGGAGCAAGAGTACACCTTGTTGGGCATAAATGGGCATCCTTATGGCTGGCCTGAAAATGGCTTTCCGGGACCACAAG GGCCCTATTATTGTGGAGTTGGCGCAGACAAAGTCTACGGGCGTGACATTGTGGAATCCCACTACAAAGCCTGTCTCTATGCCGGCGTGAAGATCTGCGGCACCAACGCCGAAGTCATGCCCTCCCAG tGGGAATTCCAGGTGGGGCCATGCGAAGGAATCGAGATGGGCGACCACTTGTGGATGGCCAGGTTCATTTTGCACCGGGTCTGCGAAGACTTCGGGGTTGTGGCCACCTTGGATCCGAAGCCAATGACAGGCAACTGGAACGGTGCTGGCTGCCACACGAATTACAGCACAGAAGAAATGAGAGGCGAAGGAGGACTCAA GTCTATCGAAGCTGCGATTGAGAAACTGAGCAAACGGCACGACTACCACATCTGCGTCTACGATCCCCGAGGAGGTCAGGACAATTCCCGGAGACTGACGGGCCACCACGAGACCTCCAACATCTTTGAGTTCTCGGCTGGCGTGGCAAACCGAGGGGCCAGCATACGGATTCCCCGCCAAGTCGGCCAGGATGGGTTTGGCTACTTTGAAGACCGCCGGCCCGCTGCCAACTGCGACCCGTATGCCGTCACAGAAGCCATTGTGAGGACCACGCTCCTCAACGAAACAGGCATGGAAACGAAAGATTATGAGGAACAATCTAGACTGGGACGTGGTATCTTCAAGAACTGA